The following are encoded in a window of Methanomassiliicoccus sp. genomic DNA:
- a CDS encoding TatD family hydrolase → MSAHPVFDNHLHLQPSGRGVEALKDFFQAGGTHAVLCHMPYSEVPINTREDFAESYRITLRMADKCNAESGAKVFACVGPYPVLLIGLAERFGLPRAVEIMKDGMEEAQRLVLERETVAIGEIGRPHFPVSAEILDASNEIMRYGMELAKEASCPVVLHTESGDPAVMLDLARIADSAGLCREKVIKHYSPPLVLDEENHGLFPSVLASKPAIKEALSKGDRFVMETDFLDELSRPGAVMNINTVPKRTKALLASGVLTEERALRIHKDNPERLYGITIE, encoded by the coding sequence CTGAGCGCCCACCCCGTTTTCGACAACCATTTACACCTTCAGCCCTCGGGAAGGGGGGTGGAAGCGTTAAAGGACTTTTTCCAGGCAGGGGGGACCCATGCGGTCCTCTGCCACATGCCCTATTCCGAGGTCCCCATCAACACCAGGGAGGACTTTGCCGAATCGTACCGCATCACCCTTCGTATGGCAGATAAGTGCAACGCCGAGAGCGGGGCCAAGGTGTTCGCCTGTGTCGGGCCGTACCCGGTGCTGCTCATCGGACTGGCGGAAAGGTTCGGCCTTCCCCGCGCCGTCGAGATCATGAAGGACGGGATGGAGGAGGCACAGAGGCTGGTGCTCGAGCGCGAGACAGTGGCCATAGGGGAGATCGGTCGACCGCACTTCCCGGTCAGCGCAGAGATCCTGGATGCTTCGAACGAGATCATGCGCTACGGCATGGAGCTTGCCAAGGAGGCTTCCTGCCCCGTGGTGCTGCACACCGAGAGCGGCGACCCGGCGGTCATGCTCGACCTGGCCCGCATCGCCGATAGTGCCGGCCTGTGTAGGGAGAAGGTCATAAAACACTACTCTCCTCCCCTCGTGCTGGACGAGGAGAACCATGGACTGTTCCCCTCTGTTCTCGCCAGCAAGCCGGCGATCAAGGAAGCGTTATCCAAGGGGGACCGCTTCGTCATGGAGACCGACTTCCTGGACGAGCTGTCCCGACCCGGGGCGGTCATGAATATCAACACCGTCCCCAAGCGCACCAAGGCCCTCCTGGCCTCAGGAGTGCTGACCGAGGAGCGCGCGTTACGCATTCATAAGGACAACCCTGAGCGGCTTTACGGCATAACCATCGAATGA
- a CDS encoding acylphosphatase: MQERAEVRFFGKVQGVSFRAYTRRYSIVAGVHGWVQNMADGSVAAVFEGERSDIQRVIHRLCAEHPLAEVERFEVQWSAATGEFDSFAIRP; encoded by the coding sequence ATGCAGGAACGGGCCGAGGTGAGGTTCTTCGGGAAGGTGCAGGGTGTGTCCTTCCGCGCGTACACCAGACGCTACTCCATAGTCGCCGGTGTGCACGGTTGGGTGCAGAACATGGCCGATGGATCGGTGGCGGCGGTCTTCGAGGGTGAACGATCAGACATCCAGAGGGTCATCCACCGGCTATGTGCCGAGCATCCCCTGGCCGAAGTGGAGCGTTTCGAGGTCCAGTGGTCGGCAGCCACCGGGGAGTTCGATTCCTTCGCCATCCGTCCGTAG
- the ftsZ gene encoding cell division protein FtsZ: MKSLVEEALARESATAGSFGPSVAPVRSGVTQVSSADAELLDLLQKLRTNIKIIGCGGGGSNTINRIAQEGITGAELYAANTDAQHLLAVRSPHKILLGRRSTRGLGAGALPKIGEESAMEAEEDLRKALIDANIVFVTAGMGGGTGTGSAPYIAKIAKDIGALTIAVTTLPFRGEGKMRMENAEWGLERLRNAADTVIVIPNDKLLELCPRLSINAAFKVADEVLMRAIKGITELITKPGLVNLDFNDVKTIMKGAGVAMIGLGESNGQTEDRAMEAIEDALNSPLLDVDIGSATGVLVNVVGGGDMTIQEAQKVAEVLQSKVQPSARIIWGAAIDPTLEHKIRVMVVITGVKSKQILGRSKETSRLKDTDVDFIK, encoded by the coding sequence ATGAAATCTTTGGTCGAGGAAGCGCTGGCTAGAGAGAGCGCTACCGCAGGCTCCTTCGGGCCCTCGGTTGCGCCTGTGAGGTCCGGCGTCACGCAGGTAAGCTCTGCCGACGCAGAACTACTGGATCTGCTGCAGAAGCTCAGGACTAACATCAAGATCATTGGCTGCGGAGGTGGCGGCTCTAACACCATCAACCGGATCGCCCAGGAGGGCATAACCGGCGCCGAGCTGTATGCCGCCAACACCGACGCGCAGCATCTTCTCGCGGTACGCTCACCGCACAAGATTCTCCTAGGGCGAAGGAGCACCCGCGGCCTGGGGGCCGGGGCGCTGCCCAAGATCGGAGAGGAATCGGCCATGGAGGCGGAGGAGGACCTCCGGAAGGCTCTCATCGATGCTAACATCGTATTCGTCACCGCCGGTATGGGCGGCGGCACCGGCACCGGATCTGCCCCGTACATTGCCAAGATTGCCAAGGACATCGGTGCCCTCACCATCGCCGTCACCACCCTGCCCTTCCGGGGCGAGGGGAAGATGAGGATGGAGAACGCCGAGTGGGGCTTGGAACGCTTGCGCAACGCCGCTGATACTGTAATCGTCATTCCCAATGACAAGCTCCTCGAGCTGTGCCCCCGGCTGTCCATCAACGCCGCATTCAAGGTCGCTGATGAGGTGCTCATGCGAGCGATCAAGGGCATCACCGAGCTCATCACAAAGCCCGGACTGGTCAACCTCGACTTCAACGATGTCAAGACCATCATGAAGGGCGCCGGCGTGGCCATGATCGGATTGGGCGAAAGCAACGGGCAGACCGAGGATCGCGCCATGGAAGCGATCGAGGACGCCCTTAACTCTCCCTTGCTGGACGTGGACATCGGCTCCGCTACCGGGGTGCTAGTCAACGTCGTCGGCGGAGGAGACATGACCATCCAGGAGGCCCAGAAGGTCGCCGAGGTGCTTCAGTCCAAGGTCCAGCCCAGCGCACGGATCATATGGGGTGCGGCCATCGATCCGACCCTGGAGCACAAGATCAGGGTAATGGTAGTCATCACCGGAGTGAAGTCCAAGCAGATACTGGGCCGCTCCAAGGAGACATCCCGGCTGAAGGATACCGACGTCGATTTCATCAAGTGA
- the ftsZ gene encoding cell division protein FtsZ, which translates to MKSFLSDAISRAGAQGGDLGPTYNNEYSSADQELVRILESLKTTIKIIGCGGGGTNTIDRLSEVGIIGADIYAANTDAQHLLAVRSPHKILLGRRSTRGLGAGALPQVGEEAAKEAEEELRRILTGSDIVFVTAGMGGGTGTGSAPYVAKLAKDMGALTIAVVTYPFKAEGVIRSENAEWGLEKLRQAADTVIVVPNDKLLELCPRLALNAAFKVADEVLVRAIKGITELITKPGLVNLDFNDLKTIMKGAGVAMIGMGEGDDEDRVEHAINEAINSPLIDVDISNATGALVNVSGGDNMSISEAEKVAEIIQAKIAPNARIIWGAAVDPTLKDTVRVMVVITGVKSKNIIGPREERSKKVVDVDFIK; encoded by the coding sequence ATGAAGTCATTCCTCAGTGACGCCATATCCCGCGCTGGTGCCCAGGGCGGAGATCTCGGTCCCACCTATAATAATGAATATTCCTCCGCCGACCAGGAGCTCGTACGGATCCTGGAGAGCCTGAAGACGACCATCAAGATCATTGGTTGCGGGGGAGGAGGCACCAATACCATCGACCGCCTCTCCGAGGTCGGTATCATCGGCGCGGACATATATGCCGCCAACACCGACGCGCAGCATCTTCTCGCGGTACGCTCACCGCACAAGATTCTCCTAGGGCGAAGGAGCACCCGCGGCCTGGGGGCCGGGGCGCTGCCCCAGGTGGGGGAAGAGGCGGCCAAGGAGGCTGAGGAGGAGCTGAGGAGGATCCTGACCGGATCGGACATTGTCTTCGTCACCGCCGGTATGGGCGGCGGCACCGGCACCGGCTCCGCTCCCTATGTGGCCAAACTGGCCAAGGATATGGGCGCGCTGACCATCGCCGTGGTGACCTACCCGTTCAAGGCCGAGGGTGTCATCCGCTCGGAGAACGCCGAGTGGGGCCTGGAGAAGCTGAGACAGGCGGCGGACACCGTTATCGTTGTCCCCAATGACAAGCTCCTCGAGCTGTGCCCCCGGCTAGCACTCAACGCCGCATTCAAGGTGGCGGATGAGGTTCTGGTCCGGGCGATCAAGGGCATCACCGAGCTCATCACCAAGCCCGGACTGGTCAACCTCGACTTCAACGACCTGAAGACCATCATGAAGGGCGCCGGCGTGGCCATGATCGGCATGGGCGAGGGCGACGATGAGGACCGGGTCGAGCATGCCATAAACGAGGCCATCAACTCCCCGCTGATCGATGTTGACATCTCCAACGCAACCGGCGCGCTGGTCAACGTCAGCGGCGGCGACAACATGAGCATCTCCGAGGCGGAGAAGGTGGCCGAGATCATTCAGGCCAAGATCGCCCCTAATGCTAGGATCATCTGGGGTGCCGCGGTGGACCCGACCCTCAAGGATACCGTGAGGGTCATGGTCGTGATCACCGGAGTGAAGTCGAAGAACATCATCGGTCCGCGGGAAGAGCGATCGAAAAAGGTGGTTGACGTCGACTTTATTAAGTAG
- a CDS encoding protein translocase SEC61 complex subunit gamma, with protein sequence MDVVEKSWEVQKDIEERVQRIGKGKYGRVIKMARKPSTDEYIKVVQITGLGLLAIGGMGFLIYWLMTYLPTYFG encoded by the coding sequence ATGGACGTTGTGGAAAAGTCCTGGGAAGTCCAAAAGGACATCGAGGAGCGGGTCCAGAGGATCGGCAAGGGCAAGTACGGCCGAGTCATCAAGATGGCCCGCAAGCCTTCCACCGATGAATACATCAAGGTCGTCCAGATCACCGGGTTGGGCCTTCTGGCCATCGGGGGAATGGGATTCCTCATTTACTGGCTGATGACCTACCTCCCGACATACTTCGGCTGA
- a CDS encoding transcription elongation factor Spt5 has translation MKEDSQAFAPSLGGSGMLSFVGKGGEAKIPASGMTSWSFQLKSKESAKKKAHMKVSINLIPADAAEWSVRLYDATGSSLFDTHSSQSQPEFDFFLEGAKPKELKLEVYAPVGSAFKDRIDITLEACLVEASSECDRLQFSAEARQSILALKTSIGHEKDVTDGIGARAKSGKSDISAILAPTNLRGYVLIEGMNTDRMRDAVKGVRKAHSFVDGEMNFEEIDHYLAPKPLVSGIMEGDVVELVAGPFKGEKARVQNIDESKEEITVELFEAMVPIPVTVRGDHVRVLEKER, from the coding sequence ATGAAGGAAGATTCACAGGCGTTCGCTCCCTCCCTCGGAGGCAGCGGCATGCTTTCATTCGTAGGCAAGGGCGGGGAGGCCAAGATCCCCGCGTCCGGCATGACCAGCTGGAGCTTCCAGCTGAAGAGCAAGGAGTCGGCCAAGAAGAAGGCCCACATGAAGGTGTCCATAAACCTCATCCCGGCGGATGCCGCGGAGTGGTCGGTGCGCCTCTATGACGCCACTGGCAGCTCCCTCTTTGACACTCACAGCTCCCAATCCCAACCGGAGTTCGACTTCTTCCTGGAGGGTGCCAAGCCCAAGGAGCTGAAGCTGGAGGTCTACGCCCCGGTCGGGTCGGCGTTCAAGGACCGCATTGACATCACGTTGGAGGCATGCCTGGTGGAGGCGTCTTCGGAATGCGACCGGCTGCAGTTCTCTGCCGAGGCCAGGCAGTCCATCCTTGCGCTCAAGACATCCATCGGACATGAGAAGGATGTCACCGACGGCATCGGCGCGCGCGCCAAGTCCGGCAAGTCAGACATCTCCGCCATCCTCGCACCCACCAACCTGCGCGGGTACGTGCTCATCGAGGGCATGAACACCGACCGCATGAGGGACGCGGTGAAGGGGGTCAGGAAGGCGCACAGCTTCGTCGACGGAGAGATGAACTTCGAGGAAATCGACCATTACCTCGCTCCCAAGCCCCTTGTCTCGGGCATCATGGAGGGCGACGTGGTCGAGCTGGTGGCTGGACCGTTCAAGGGCGAGAAGGCCAGGGTCCAGAACATCGACGAATCCAAGGAGGAGATCACCGTGGAGCTGTTCGAAGCGATGGTCCCCATACCGGTGACGGTCAGAGGAGACCATGTCAGGGTTCTAGAGAAAGAAAGGTGA
- a CDS encoding 50S ribosomal protein L11 has protein sequence MADTVEVLVEGGRATPGQPLGPALGPLGVNIPKIVAEINNKTRAFDGMKVPVKIIIDSKTKNFEVKVGTPPTSSLISKELGVEKGSGSPKASKIGNLSIAQAIKIAEMKGDSLMGKDLKMRVLEVVGTCTSMGVTIEGMEPKVARNEILAGKFDQQLAK, from the coding sequence ATGGCAGATACAGTTGAAGTGCTAGTAGAAGGAGGCCGGGCGACCCCCGGTCAGCCGCTGGGCCCCGCCCTCGGTCCCCTAGGTGTGAACATCCCCAAGATCGTTGCCGAGATCAACAACAAGACCAGGGCGTTCGACGGGATGAAGGTCCCGGTCAAGATCATCATCGATTCCAAGACCAAGAATTTCGAGGTCAAGGTGGGCACTCCCCCGACCTCCTCGCTGATCTCCAAGGAGCTGGGCGTGGAGAAGGGGAGCGGATCGCCTAAGGCGAGCAAGATCGGTAACCTGAGCATCGCCCAGGCCATCAAGATCGCCGAGATGAAGGGAGACTCCCTTATGGGCAAGGACCTGAAGATGAGGGTCCTGGAGGTCGTCGGCACCTGCACCTCGATGGGCGTCACCATCGAGGGAATGGAGCCGAAGGTGGCCCGCAACGAGATACTGGCCGGCAAGTTCGACCAGCAGCTCGCCAAGTGA
- a CDS encoding 50S ribosomal protein L1 → MVEKTTLAAVKKALESSPKRNFKETVDLAINLRDVDLSVPKNRIQEDVVLPHGRGKALRVCVIGGAELAAKARSVADMVITPDELGKIADDKKQAKKVASQVDYFIAEAPLMPQIGKRLGIVLAPRGKMPKPIPPGADPKPMIDNLRKSVSVRSKDRKTFQAPVGTVDMAPEEIAENVDAILKRVIGKLEKGKMNIDSAYVKTTMGPSERLI, encoded by the coding sequence TTGGTAGAGAAAACAACCCTAGCGGCCGTCAAGAAGGCCCTTGAGTCCTCGCCTAAGAGGAACTTCAAGGAGACCGTTGACCTGGCCATTAACCTCAGGGATGTGGACCTGTCTGTTCCCAAGAACAGGATACAGGAAGACGTTGTTCTGCCACATGGAAGGGGTAAGGCGCTAAGGGTCTGCGTCATCGGAGGCGCTGAGCTTGCCGCCAAGGCAAGAAGCGTGGCCGATATGGTGATCACTCCCGACGAGCTGGGAAAGATCGCCGATGACAAGAAGCAGGCCAAGAAGGTCGCCTCTCAGGTCGATTATTTCATCGCCGAGGCCCCCTTGATGCCCCAAATCGGTAAGCGTTTGGGTATCGTCCTCGCGCCGAGAGGAAAGATGCCCAAGCCCATCCCGCCAGGGGCGGACCCCAAGCCCATGATAGACAACCTGCGGAAGTCCGTGTCGGTCCGTTCCAAGGACCGCAAGACCTTCCAGGCGCCCGTGGGCACGGTGGACATGGCTCCCGAAGAGATAGCAGAGAACGTCGACGCCATCCTTAAGAGGGTGATCGGCAAGCTAGAAAAAGGCAAGATGAACATTGACTCGGCCTATGTCAAGACGACTATGGGTCCGTCGGAGAGATTGATCTAG
- a CDS encoding 50S ribosomal protein L10, producing the protein MAHVASWKKAKVKELADVMVKNPVVAIVDVHGIPSPQMQDMRHGMRKNAAVMMTRNNLLLIAIDEAAKERPGLEKLKPLVAGQCAVIATPENPFKLFQQMEATKSAAPAKPGDIAPEDIVVKEGETPFKPGPIVGELQKAGIPAAIEGGKIVIRKEKVLVEKGHKVSEELAKILPKLEILPMTVGMDLRGAFEDGILYEKAVLDIPENYYQTMLATAARNATALGVSIVYPTKQTIGPLMGKAYREASALGVKAAIPTKDTIGPLLAKARAEMLAIASKVPGLEDDRLKQQLSAAAAPAPQEKKAEPKKEEEKKPEVSEEEAAAGLSSLFD; encoded by the coding sequence ATGGCACACGTAGCATCTTGGAAGAAAGCGAAGGTCAAGGAACTCGCCGACGTCATGGTGAAGAACCCTGTCGTTGCCATCGTCGATGTCCATGGGATCCCCTCCCCCCAGATGCAGGACATGCGTCACGGGATGAGGAAGAACGCCGCCGTCATGATGACCAGGAACAACCTGCTGCTCATCGCCATCGACGAAGCGGCCAAGGAGAGGCCGGGCCTGGAGAAGCTGAAGCCGCTGGTCGCGGGGCAGTGCGCCGTCATCGCCACCCCCGAGAACCCGTTCAAGCTGTTCCAGCAGATGGAGGCCACCAAATCGGCGGCCCCCGCCAAGCCCGGTGACATCGCTCCCGAGGACATCGTCGTCAAGGAGGGCGAGACACCCTTCAAGCCCGGCCCCATAGTGGGCGAGCTGCAGAAGGCCGGTATCCCCGCTGCCATCGAGGGCGGCAAGATCGTCATCCGCAAGGAGAAGGTCCTGGTAGAGAAGGGGCACAAGGTGTCCGAAGAGCTCGCCAAGATCCTACCCAAGCTGGAGATCTTACCGATGACCGTCGGTATGGACCTCAGGGGCGCGTTCGAGGACGGCATCCTCTACGAGAAGGCCGTACTGGACATCCCCGAGAACTACTACCAGACCATGCTGGCCACCGCGGCCAGGAATGCAACCGCCCTAGGTGTGAGCATCGTTTACCCGACCAAGCAGACCATTGGTCCGCTCATGGGCAAGGCCTACCGCGAGGCTTCCGCGCTCGGGGTCAAGGCCGCCATCCCCACCAAGGACACCATCGGTCCCCTCCTGGCGAAGGCAAGGGCAGAGATGCTCGCCATCGCCTCCAAGGTCCCCGGACTGGAGGATGACCGGTTGAAGCAGCAGCTGTCCGCAGCTGCCGCGCCTGCGCCTCAGGAGAAGAAGGCAGAACCGAAGAAGGAAGAAGAGAAGAAGCCCGAGGTCAGCGAAGAGGAAGCAGCAGCAGGCCTTAGCTCTCTGTTCGATTGA
- the rpl12p gene encoding 50S ribosomal protein P1, with amino-acid sequence MEYIYSALVLHAAGKTVNEDAIANVLKSAGVEPDASRVKALTASLEGVNIDEAIASAAVAAAPAAAAAPAAAPAEHKEKKKEEEKKPEVSEEEAAAGLSALFG; translated from the coding sequence ATGGAGTACATATACAGCGCTTTGGTCCTTCACGCCGCTGGAAAGACCGTCAACGAGGATGCGATCGCGAACGTCCTGAAGAGCGCCGGCGTTGAGCCGGACGCCTCCAGGGTAAAGGCCCTTACCGCCTCCCTGGAAGGTGTCAACATCGACGAGGCCATCGCCTCCGCCGCTGTTGCCGCCGCTCCTGCCGCCGCTGCGGCCCCCGCCGCCGCCCCGGCCGAGCACAAGGAGAAGAAGAAGGAAGAAGAGAAGAAGCCCGAGGTCAGCGAGGAAGAGGCTGCCGCGGGCCTGTCCGCCCTGTTCGGTTAA
- a CDS encoding NGG1p interacting factor NIF3 translates to MRLSDYYRMAVEEAKKVDPRKGTELDSALARTRRAYEKLDAKGRDRFDADSLWNPYADSRVLYDDGREVASVMWGIDITPAEALIADRLKERGTRIDALIGHHPRGRAQASMYKVVPIQETMMRSWGVPITAAECIVGPRVHEVMCATHSINHSQTVDACRLLDIPLMCLHQPCDLVGQAFMQRLLDEQAPERLDDLLDILADIPEYENGMKECNPPEIFAGARDRRAGKVAVKFAGGTSAPKEMYEQLSRSGIGTVVCMHVPESHIEEARKHHVNIVVAGHMASDSLGNNLLADIFEANGLNVIPCSGFYRVRRS, encoded by the coding sequence ATGCGTCTGTCAGACTACTACCGGATGGCGGTGGAGGAGGCCAAGAAGGTCGATCCCCGGAAGGGAACGGAGCTCGATTCCGCTCTCGCGAGGACGAGGAGAGCGTACGAGAAGCTCGACGCCAAGGGGCGGGACAGGTTCGACGCCGACTCGCTGTGGAACCCTTATGCCGACAGCCGCGTCCTGTACGACGATGGCCGCGAGGTCGCCTCGGTCATGTGGGGCATCGACATCACTCCGGCAGAAGCGCTCATCGCCGATCGCCTGAAGGAGCGTGGGACAAGGATCGATGCCCTCATCGGCCATCATCCCCGGGGCCGGGCCCAAGCATCCATGTACAAGGTGGTGCCCATACAGGAGACGATGATGCGGTCGTGGGGCGTTCCCATCACCGCGGCGGAGTGCATCGTCGGCCCGCGCGTGCACGAGGTGATGTGCGCCACGCATTCGATCAATCACTCCCAGACGGTGGACGCATGCCGCCTTCTGGATATCCCGCTCATGTGCCTCCACCAACCCTGCGACCTCGTGGGACAGGCGTTCATGCAGCGCCTGCTGGACGAACAGGCCCCGGAGAGGCTGGACGATTTGCTGGACATCCTGGCGGACATCCCGGAGTACGAGAACGGCATGAAGGAGTGCAACCCTCCCGAGATCTTCGCCGGGGCCCGGGACCGAAGGGCCGGCAAGGTTGCGGTCAAGTTCGCCGGCGGGACCTCGGCACCCAAGGAGATGTACGAGCAGCTGTCCCGTTCAGGGATCGGTACGGTGGTATGCATGCATGTCCCGGAGAGCCACATCGAGGAGGCGAGGAAACACCACGTGAACATCGTGGTCGCCGGGCATATGGCCTCGGACTCGCTGGGCAATAATCTCCTGGCGGACATCTTCGAAGCGAACGGATTGAACGTCATCCCCTGCTCGGGGTTCTACCGGGTGAGGCGCTCTTGA
- a CDS encoding AAA family ATPase, translating to MTAHRFERASRVLKDPAKLSFDYVPDRLVHRDKQMERLWMLFRPVLESGVSQTAFLIGNVGTGKTATSKRFCLDLVKEGRAEGKALDFIVVNCRQRNTESAVLLRLVNHFDERFPDRGFSTAEMLRTLHKHLEKEKLHLVVVLDEADVLLRKGAGDLIYHLSRFDEEKVGGRASMSLIMISQKYLLDLLDPASRSTFRRANVIAFEKYSAEELRDIIADRVQLAFFPGAVPEGSVELIADASAEMGDARFAIEILEKAGMMAEEEGSPQVTPENVRTAKALTYNVVTSTKVEELDVQKKLVLLAVARASKDQAYVTTRDVESAYKVAAEEYGERARGHTQFWAYLQQLANEGLVETKVTGDPSGGRTTYISVPDMPVKVLREMLEQMLGSKV from the coding sequence TTGACCGCCCACCGCTTCGAGCGGGCCAGCCGGGTGCTCAAAGACCCAGCGAAATTATCCTTCGACTACGTCCCCGACCGCCTGGTGCATCGCGACAAGCAGATGGAGAGGCTGTGGATGCTCTTCCGCCCGGTGCTGGAGTCGGGGGTCTCGCAGACAGCGTTCCTCATCGGCAACGTGGGGACGGGGAAGACCGCCACCAGCAAGCGCTTCTGCCTGGACCTGGTGAAGGAGGGCAGAGCGGAGGGGAAGGCCCTCGACTTCATCGTCGTGAATTGCCGCCAGCGCAACACCGAATCGGCGGTGCTGCTCCGGCTGGTCAACCACTTTGACGAGCGGTTCCCGGACCGCGGGTTCTCCACCGCGGAGATGCTGCGCACCCTGCACAAGCACCTGGAGAAGGAGAAGTTGCACCTCGTGGTGGTGCTCGACGAAGCGGACGTGCTGCTACGCAAGGGGGCCGGCGACCTGATCTACCATCTGTCGCGGTTCGACGAGGAGAAGGTCGGGGGCAGAGCGTCGATGTCCCTCATCATGATCTCCCAGAAGTATCTCCTCGACCTGCTGGACCCGGCCTCGCGTTCGACCTTCAGGAGGGCGAACGTGATAGCCTTCGAGAAGTACTCGGCCGAGGAACTGAGGGACATCATCGCCGATCGCGTTCAGCTGGCGTTCTTCCCCGGAGCTGTGCCCGAGGGCTCCGTCGAGCTTATCGCCGATGCCTCGGCGGAGATGGGGGACGCTCGGTTCGCCATCGAGATCCTGGAGAAGGCAGGTATGATGGCCGAGGAAGAGGGGAGCCCGCAGGTGACGCCGGAGAACGTGAGAACGGCCAAGGCGCTCACCTATAACGTCGTCACCAGCACCAAAGTAGAGGAGCTGGACGTCCAGAAGAAGCTGGTGCTCTTAGCGGTGGCCAGGGCGTCGAAGGACCAGGCCTATGTCACGACGAGGGACGTGGAGAGCGCGTACAAGGTCGCCGCCGAGGAGTACGGGGAACGGGCGAGGGGACACACTCAGTTCTGGGCCTACCTCCAGCAGCTGGCCAACGAGGGGCTGGTGGAGACGAAGGTCACCGGCGATCCTTCCGGGGGACGGACCACCTACATCTCCGTACCGGACATGCCGGTGAAGGTGCTCCGGGAGATGCTCGAGCAGATGCTGGGATCCAAGGTCTAG
- a CDS encoding DUF134 domain-containing protein gives MPKKSCCCRRRCGPGRPMKPRNITEAPLAILFGPLSGKEAGLPPLIMTTDELEALRLVDYEGLMQEEAAIRMGVSRGTVWRCLTSARIKLTTMVVEARKLMIADDLVERGNGRGTDDGVPVLKDE, from the coding sequence ATGCCAAAAAAGAGCTGCTGCTGCCGCAGGAGATGCGGCCCCGGGCGGCCCATGAAGCCCAGGAACATCACCGAGGCCCCTTTGGCCATCCTCTTCGGTCCATTGTCCGGCAAGGAGGCTGGCCTTCCGCCCCTGATCATGACGACCGATGAGCTGGAGGCCCTGAGACTGGTCGACTACGAGGGACTCATGCAGGAGGAGGCGGCCATCCGGATGGGCGTCTCGCGAGGGACCGTATGGCGATGCTTGACCAGTGCGCGGATCAAGCTGACCACCATGGTGGTGGAAGCCAGGAAGCTCATGATCGCTGATGACCTCGTGGAGAGGGGGAACGGACGAGGGACCGATGACGGCGTCCCTGTTCTCAAAGACGAGTGA
- a CDS encoding NifB/NifX family molybdenum-iron cluster-binding protein, with translation MKMAVTCNGETEDQPVEERFGRCAVFAIYDDVSGDLGYVVNEAKDASSGAGVKAAQQLMDLEVGLLITGRVGPGAQEVLDEGGIRVETWTAGSVGEAVRRFGTRKAR, from the coding sequence ATGAAGATGGCTGTGACGTGCAACGGGGAAACCGAGGACCAGCCGGTCGAGGAGCGCTTCGGGCGTTGTGCCGTCTTCGCCATATACGATGACGTCTCCGGAGACCTTGGCTACGTTGTGAACGAGGCCAAGGATGCCAGCAGCGGAGCGGGGGTCAAAGCGGCCCAGCAGCTGATGGACCTGGAGGTGGGCCTTCTTATCACCGGTAGGGTAGGGCCGGGGGCGCAGGAGGTTCTTGACGAAGGCGGGATACGAGTGGAAACGTGGACGGCAGGGAGCGTGGGCGAGGCGGTCCGCCGGTTCGGCACTAGGAAGGCGCGATGA